Below is a window of Salmo salar unplaced genomic scaffold, Ssal_v3.1, whole genome shotgun sequence DNA.
ccatgcaccctattccctatatagtacactactgttgaacagggcccatgcaccctattccctatatatattacactactgttgaacagggcccatgcaccctattccctatatagtacactactgttgaccagggcccatgcaccctattccctatatatagtacactactgttgaccagggcccatgcaccctattccctatatatagtacactacttttgaccgggaccTATGCGCACTATGtagtgttccatttgggatgcaaacctcTGACTGGTTGATGTTCGGTGTTATTGGTTTTAGGCCGTTGATCTCACAGAGAGAGTAATTATTGACCCTTCTTAATCCCCAAATGGTTGGCAGCCAACCAAGTTGCCTTGAATGTTCTCAACAAGCATTGGAAATGAAACGTGGTATTTGGGGGGTGGAATCAGCTTCTTACCCTTAGCTGAGTGTTCTTCCAGCAACATAATAACCTTGAGTAATGGACTTGTGTCCCAAACTGCTCCCTTTTAACCTATTTAAGTACATTTACTTTGGATTAGGGCCCATagtatagtgttctatatagggagCCGTTTGGCATACGAACATGATGTCCAACGTTGAGCTCAACTTGATTCGTGTGTCCGGCAGAgaagagctgtctgtatccttccTGACGAGTAGAGAGGGTTTACCCACTGAAGCTCTTCTCTGATCCCTGTTCACTCAATCTAGAAGACACAGCTTGTAGAACAGACTTCTGGGCATGTTTTACTCACTTAACAAAAAAAACATCACTTCAAAGACATATTTCTACTCTTAACGAAGGGGGAAAAATAAATGACAATTTTTTGGGTGTAAAACTGTAAATGTATAACTTATTCCCTGTTTTCATTTATCTGAAGTGATGCCATGTGAGTCGGTAAGAAGACATTTCTAATGTATgtgaggacagagagggttaTGGGAAATGTAGTGTGTTGGTTTGATAAACATTTTGTTAATGTAAGATGGTGAACAGTCCTAAAGGAATGTTCGTTTACATTGAAAAGTGCATTCAAATAATTGACTTGGTTACtaaaataatatatttaaaaATGCTTTTATCAATGTAAAGTAGCATTGTATTCTTTATGTAACATATTTTTGTAAAGATTTTATTTTCTGTCCCCCGGCATGTTAAATCATCATCCTGGAGTTGTTGGATAAGGTTTATTATTGTAAAATGTGTTAGTATCTTACTGGATCTCTGCTTGTTTCTGGGAGCAGCAATGTCATTTATCTACAATAAAAGGAATAAATTCTGAGTTTTGTTGTGGTTTGCAGGTTGATTTGTAATCTTTCTCTTTTTTGAAGGCCAGCGATATAATCTCTCTAAATCTAATAATGTGATATTTATTTGTACAGAATGATATATTGCCTGTGGAACCCCCAGGTAGTCTGGTGCTGCAGTAGGTCTACTACTAACCCAGTCAGTCTCTAGTCAACAACCTCCTACCCTCTGTGGAACCCCTAGTAGTCTGGTGCTGCAGTAGGTCTACTACTAACCCAGTCAGTCTCTATTCAACAACCTTCTACCCTCTGTGGAACCCCAGGTAGGCTGGTGCTGCAGTAGGTCTACTACAAACCCAGTCAGTCTCTCCAACAACTTATCTCCCAGAGTCCCTCTGTGGAATATGGTCATATTCACTAGGGTGCACATTAGCAACACGTTTTGTAGTTGAACATTTAGCATTTTGTATTGGACAAGTCCCTTTttgtttcagtcagttttctaCCATTTGAATACGACCCCGCTCACCGACAGGCTGAGGAGGAGACCTGTGGTCCAGGTAAGTCTGTTTCTGCAGAGATGGTAGAGGAAGCGAGATGTCTCACTCTGCTTTTTCCCCCCCCCTCTGGTtcatatacagtcaatgaactaagtagaccaggcCCAGCTGCTATCGCATTGTCGTCTATGGGAGAAGCACCTTCTTAAGCAGTCTGGAACTGTGACCATATACACTGCAGAGTGTATATAGTCATGGGTTAATTCGGCCTGGGTTGTAGAAATGTCAGTTTGTCTCATGTAGAGGGGGggacggcagcgtagcctagtggttagagcgttgggactagtaaccaaaaggttgcaagatcaaatccccgtgccgaccaaggtaaaaatctgtcgttctgccccaagttcctaggccgtcatttgaaaataagaatttgttcataactgcctagttaaataaaggtaaaattaaaaaaagaGTGCTTGGTATGATCAACGCAGAGCTGCTCCATAGAAATGTCTGTCATGCTCAGTACTTCTAAAGAAGAGTAGGCCCCTTCCGGTTTTATGTATTCATTCTATGTGCCCGTCAGTAAAAGGCATGTTCTATGTACTCAAGTCTTGTACAAACTGTTTCCTGTGTGGTGAGATGAACATCTGGATAGTATCTAGGGATTGTCCAAGATaataaaaaaaagagagagagagaagcaggaggGAGACGAGAATCACTGCTTCCCAGAGTCGCTGACGGAGACCGATATACAGCGACACTGTTTGACTCTCTGGATCTTGCGGTGCCTGAAGGGCGGCTGGAGTTCGGGACAGTCCAGCTCTACGGTCAGCGTGGTGAACCGCTGCGGCCGACAGAAAGCACAGGACCGGAAAGAATCCTGCTCCGTCTTAACGTGTCGTGGGATATAGAAGGAGTTACACTGGCCGTAGCAGAACCTGTTGATGACGGTACGACTGAGGCAGCCCTCCTCGCTCACGGTCTGACGCAGAGGCTGGGTCTTGCACCAGTCACTCTTCAGGTACTTCCTCTCTGTGACGACGAGAGCTTCCTGGCTGGAGGCAAGTATTTCCTGTTTACGGGTGCGTTTGTCTGAGGTGTTGCCCTTCCCCTTGAAAGGGTTGGGGATGGAGCCCTGGAGGCGGGTCTTGCGGGTGTC
It encodes the following:
- the LOC106577436 gene encoding gremlin-2; this translates as MYRQFVLSILLAGILCAVGGDTRKTRLQGSIPNPFKGKGNTSDKRTRKQEILASSQEALVVTERKYLKSDWCKTQPLRQTVSEEGCLSRTVINRFCYGQCNSFYIPRHVKTEQDSFRSCAFCRPQRFTTLTVELDCPELQPPFRHRKIQRVKQCRCISVSVSDSGKQ